The Miscanthus floridulus cultivar M001 chromosome 6, ASM1932011v1, whole genome shotgun sequence genomic interval GACCTTAGTTGAGTCCTTAGATCCTAATTAATTGACCACATTAATACCTAAAGGTTACCATATTACATATTAGTTTGCGAGGTTAGCATGACGATAGAATATATGAAGGACATATCAAAGACAAGAGGATGTGGAAAAACTTGTCGGCATGGGAGGTTGGATAAGGGGAGGAATGtgtccttcggaggtgctcataggagtAGGGTTTACGTCCGTATgtttataggggtgagtgtgcgtgcatgTTGTGAGCGTCTACATTGTACTAtgtaattttaaaaaaaatcaagatgaaaaaatTGACCCGATGCAGAAAATGCCAACTGGATTTTGATTCGACAGCAAGAGAATTATGATAGCCTTTTTCTTCATTGACTGATTATTTTATATAAATGAACTCTACAACTTTTTCCTCAAGAGAAAGACATATAGTACTAATTTCTTCAAGGATTCGATCGCTTGGATTTGGGAACGGAAATGCTCTCCTCAGGACGTCCGCCCATCCGAACGTGGCCTTCCTGGGCCTACGGACCAGCCCAATACTCCTGTTGCGAGTAGCTAGTCATAGATGTAATTATTTTAAGCCAGCTGTCACCGCTGGGGACTCGTGAAAGCTTCACATCTTTTGAGAAGCTCCTGCACCACGCCTTGCCCCACCCGCCCTTCCCTCTCCAGGCCTCTAGACTTCCTTCTAGTCTCCCACTCTCCCGTGCCgcttgctgctgctactgctgggcTGCTGCTAGTGATAGGGGTCCCAGGGCCCTTCAAGTTCTAGGTGGGCGGTGAGCAGATGGTCGGCATTGGGCAGGGGAAGGAGGAGTTAGAGGAGCGGCTATAGATTTGGGAGCGCAGAGGCAGAGGTAGGGATGGGGGGCAAATGCCATGGGGCGAGGATGAAGAGGAGGTGGAGGGTGTTGGCAGTGGCCGCGTGGGTGCTAATCACGGCAGTCTGCTCCGCGGTGATGCACTGGACCCTGGGCTGGGAGAGCCCGGACCGTGCCGAGGAGCCGCCTCCACCGCAAGGGCGCGTCGTCGCCGGGGACCATACTCACCCACCTTGTCACTGAGAGCCGCGCAGCCGCTTGCAAGGCTGCCACCGCCCACCCTCTTGCATCCTCTCTATGACACTCCGCAACGTCGAGCTTCGTGTCGATGAGCCTTTATTTGTCCGagcagcaagtagatgttgcAGTTGAAAACACATGTTGTAAGTgtgtgttttaagtgtttcagaggtatgttgcaagtgtttcgcacagatgttgcaaaagtagatcgggatgttacatatgttgcaagtgtatgttccaaatatttcatccaTGTTTCcagacatgttgcaagtgtgtttgtttggatgttgcatatgtttcacacatatgttgcaagtgctttgTCTAGATGTCGCAtatgttttacaatggtttttaagtgtttttcaggcatttttgcaagtgttttagatgcatatttcaagtgtttcatttgcctttcagacatatgttgaagtgttgcatctggatgtttcaaaagtagatctggtgttgcatctTCCTCCTCGCTTTCTGCTGCCTTGCCTTGGTGTCTCCTCCCGGTGCTAGCTAGGCATCCGGCGTGACCCTCCCCCTCTTCTCAATGCTGGTGACATTTGGGGCTGTGTGGGCCCCGCGTGGACACGTGAAACAGCGTGAGAAATGACGACATGACGCGAGGGAATGGCCATTGTCCTATGAGGCTGATGCAAGTAGGTGACACAAGACAGTAAGTACTGATCTATCTATAATAATAATTTATCGGGAGCGGTCGTGCGGACATGAAAGGTCGTGCGGGTCATGCGCACTGTCAGCTAACAAAGTCGTCCGATATTGAAGTACCGTTCGGGGAGTACCAACATCATTTTCTCCTAAAAGCCTATAAAAAAGGAGAATAAAGAACATATATGATCGGGTTGCAAGTGCACGCAACGCAACTAGTACATCTTTGTCTCTTTGTAGTATGCCGCTCCACCATGGCTGGAGAATGGGCCCCACGCGACAACGAGAGGAACCAGAAACAGCCAAGCGGCATAAAGAGCCGGGAGCAGGGTTTTTGGCTGGAGCCTTTTACCTGTGtgtcattaaaaaagtttgtaattacacataAGCCATTAAAAAGTTGACCGCATACAGGTGCCACTGCTCTAAACTTCTTTCCTTACAAGCTATTCCGTCCTTGTTCTGTTTGTTTTTCGCCGTTTGGTAGCCCTTACAGGTGGGACCGACCAATGAAATTATCCATGTTGCCCTTGGGCGGTGGAGACCGTATTGACTACGATTGACCACCACCTCAATCCCTCACTTTGCCCATCTCGCTCAAGTCCTCTTCCCCCACACCCTAGTGGCGTCGACGGAGAGAGAAGAAGACAATCTAGCCCTGCTTGCGGCTGCGGCGCGGAGAGAAAAACCCCCAATCCCCCCGTTCTTGCAGCGTGGAATGGGGTAGTGGAGCAAGAAAGAGGAGGCCTGAAGGAAGAGATCGTGGATCCTCCGAATTGGCGGCGCATGGCTGCGAACAAGGGGGCGTGCGTGGGCGACCGACCTCCTTGGCTTCCTGACGGGTGAGTACCATTTTTAGGGTTTTTTCCTGCTTTGATTGCTTGGTCCTTGTGATTGTGGTCAGTTAGGTGTAGTAGTCGTGGTTGATATAGTGTGATTTTAGATAGATAGATGTATGTGAACTCGTTGTTGTTTATCTGTAGGATGGACCATGCTAGTAGCTACAACCTAGAAATCTAGATAATTGCTCGTCATACTCGTGCTCGGTGGTTTAGCTTGAACAAAGTCGTCGATGCTGATCGTACCAACTTCGTAGATCTGGTTACTGAAGTTGAGAATAAGTATCCTTCTGATTATGGGGATGTTGTGAGATTGttttacttttgcattgagagaCAATGAACATCCAAGTTTGCACCGACCAAGATTTGCTTGACATATTTGCAAAACATAATGCTTCCAAGTGCTGCTTCCTGGCTTTTAGTTACCACAGCCCCAGTACTGAGCCTCCTAAAAAGTCTACATAACATCTATACCTGGTGAAAAACTAGAAGACCATGTGGATAAATGCTATTATGTGGCCAAATTCAAAGCTGCATATGAAGGTGCCATCCCATCCATTCCTGACAAATCTATGTGGCCTGATGCCACACATGGATTCTTCGTGCATCCTCCCTTGATTAAGTCCATAGCTGGTAGAAGAAAGAACAGGTACAAAGAGGTAGTTGAAGGAGGCAGCATGAAGAAATCAAAGAGACATAAGTGTCAAATATGCCATGAGTTAGGGCACCACTGGTACACCTGCAAGAATGGAAGCCCAACAGACATAGCTGCAATAGAGGCTGACAGGTGAACTTCTCTTAGTTACATTTATTCATATATGATATAAATTGTATTAAATAATGTAATACAACTAAAATTTCACCTACAGGGGTCTACCAAAGAAGAGGCAGAAAAAAGCAGCTAAAGCTAACATAGAGACAAGCATTGTTGTGGCCACAGGGATGGTGTTCCCTCCCAATGAGGCAGTGGAGAATGCTATAcacaagaaaagaaagagaaaaccctcttcttcatcatctgtcTCCAAATATAAGCGAGCAGAAATAAGTACTTCAgtctctactactactcctttcTCTAGCAGGTATGCCACTTCTCtattcttttctattttttgcaATGCCAACAACCCACACTAAACTTCATGTTTCATGTACCACAAGATCTGGAACTGGATCCAACGAACCAATTCCTATTCAAGTTGTGCACCTTGTCCCTAATAATGAAGATGCTACAGTTCAACATGAGCCATATGAAGCTTCAACTGCTATAGTTCATACACCAAGGAGAAAGATTAGATTAAAGAAGAAGCTTACACCAAGGAAAGATGTGTTGCCACTCCAGCTAGGGGAACAAGCAGTAAGACTCCAGCTGACCCTTCTAGCCCAGCTGAAAATACTAGAAGTAAGAAGCAACTGCTGCTGGAATGAACAAAGATGACTCCACCATGTTGTTTTGATGATGCATTGGTGCTGTACTCCtagagaacaccttggcttttgtGGTATGAAATCATTTGGATGGTATGAAATGCTGATGTAATAGAGCTGTAATATTTTACATGATCAGGGCATGTAGTTTATGGTACTTGCTCTGGACAAACTACTGGTGTTAGATAAAATTGTGGTTTATGGTTTACATGTTGGTGAACAATCTGAACCATGAGCACTACTTATGTTTGTAATGTATTAAGGTTTGTATATTGGTGAATAAACAATCTGATAATTTTATATTTTTGGACTGCATTCATCCATCCATCATTGACTCATTCGTTCATTGATTCAAGCATATAAACACAGTGACACACACGTACATAGGACCACACTTCTTCATAATTGCATACAAGGCAATGAAGATGGCAACAAAGACCAGCTTCTCAATTCATCTGGGCTGCTGCATAACCCTATCTTGCACTACTCCACCAGCCTGACCACCTTCCTGGATGAGAGCCATTGGAGTGGGAGTAGAGATAGCAGCTGGTGCTGGCACTGCCTGACCATCTTCCTCAGTGCTATCTATTTATAGAAGCCATCTAGATAGTGTTTTTGACGCCAAAGGCCCATCGATTAACGTCAAAGCACAATCAGATAGCATCTTTTTTCTGAGGGTATGCTTGTCTTTTTCTTATCCGTTAGCCACAGTTAGCGCTGTATTTAGACAGAATAGCTtgtaagacaaaaaaaaaaaaaatttagagCATGACATCTGTGTGCTGTTAATATTTTTAATGACTTATGTATAATTATAAACTTTTTTAACGAGGCTCTTTTGGCTGGGAAGACCCGGACGGACGGACCAATAAGTCCCCAACCGCACCAGGACCAGAGAGGAAGGTCAGCCAaacgccaccgccgccgtgctCGCGCCGCACGCAACTCTCAACTCTCTGACGCCTCCTCCTCCGTCGACTCCGGCGAGAGAGACACAAACCAAGGAGTGAGGCGGGAGCGCGAAGATGGGCGCGGGGGACGGCGAGGTCGCTGCGAGCAAAGAgaagggcagcggcggcggcggcgtcgagcgGACGTCGCTGGACGGCGTGCGGGATAAGAACGTGATGCAGCTCAAGAAGCTTAATACGGCGCTCTTCCCTGTCCGCTACACCGAAAAATACTACCAGGACGCCATCGCCTCCAAGGATTTCTCCAAACTAGGTGCGCCGTCCACTCCTCTCTCCGTCTCCCCCTCCTCTGTTCCCTGCTCTATGCCATGATTGTTTCCCTTGAGTCATTGGATCTACGATTGGCGTCCAAAAGGACGAGCTGTTGCGGCGAGATTGAGAAGACGCCGTTAGGATTTTGACGAATGTGATGTGTAAAAAGGGACGATTTGTTTGGTTAGGCCCGATCTTGGAGGGTCCTGGTAGCTGTGGTGTTTAGGCTGGGTAATGAAGTGTGGTTGTCCCCAGGTTGTAAGGATGCATTTGGGGGGTAGATACTGATTGCATTGATTGATTCATCTATTGGGTCAGCTGATTATGTGTGAAATTGGTTGTTGCCCCTCTTGATGAGTGATGCCAACAGCTGAACTGTTGTTTCCCTGCATTTGTCTGCAGCTTACTACAGCGATATTTGTGTTGGCACGATAGCTTGTCGCCtggagaagaaggaaggaggggcAGTCCGAGTTTACATCATGACCTTGGGTGTACTGGCACCGTATCGTGGTCTTGGTATAGGTGAGTCTTCCCCCTTCTGATTCACTTTTGCAGTTATTTGAAGAGATCGACCAACCTATTTGCCATGATGTTTGGAATGCCTCTGGAAGTCAAATATGTGTGCATCATCATTGATTTCAATAGATATGCGGTGATTACATCTTGAGTCTGCACACATCTATTCCTGATAATAGATATCGTCAAACTAATATCAATTGTAATGTTGTTGTATATGTATTGCAATGCCCCATTCTTATTTTATTTACAACCTAACTTCAACTGTATTCACAATGCTCTAACATTATCTTCTTTCAACACAACCTAAAACGGTAGTATGTGCTTACCAACTTCACAAACAGTGCTGATGTGTTGTAGGTCATCGTATAAGCTGTTTAGTTGGCACTATTATTGTTAAAGTGATACCTTCTGTAAGACTATGTGAAAAATTGAACTGCTGTTTATTTGCTAGAGCTGTTCCAAATTGATGATGCAATTTATGTTACTAGCAGTGTATTCTCAGCTTGCTTGCATTTAGCTACTAGGCTTTCATCTCCTAGTAGAGTTGGTGCGTATTGCTGCTGCTTTTCCCAAGTGTCAATGCTTAAGCAATGATCTGCAAGTGTCACTACAGAGAAGTTAAAATTAGTTTGCTTATTCTTTGGGAGCTTTTTTTTAGCACAGAAGCCTCATGCTAGATAATCGGTGTTATTACTTGTAGATTTTCcatatcaaggcaaaggtaacatacATTTTAACTTCACAGGAAAGGTTAAATAATCATTATGAAATAACTATGTAGCATGATAATAACTTTTTGTAGATTTTGCCAGTAATCGTGTACTTTCTTTTTAAGCCCCGAGTCTAGAGTCCATAAGGTCAGCCTTTACAGCTAGTCTCTTTCCCTAAACATAGTCACTTTTACTCACTTGATTGTTCTAGACTCCACTAAATACTAAGGTACACCACTATTGACCCTGCTATTTATTTTCTTGCTGTCGAGTTTCATAGATTCCAGATGGACTTTTAGGGGCTATGATCAAATCTAACACTACATGTGGACCTAATGCGGCAATTTCTGCTGTTTACACTTTTGCGTCAATCGTAGAAGCTAAAAGTTCAACGTGATGTGTTCTTAGAAATCCTTaatgtgcacaagaaaacatcaAGAAATCTTGAATCTGGTATTCCTTGGGCAACTTCTGTTAGCTACCTGTACTGTTACTTGCCCCTGAAGATGGATGCTAGTTGAAAAAGAATATGAATATTGTGTTTTTTTGTGGGTTGACTTCCCATGGCTGAGCTACAAATCACAAAAAAGAAAACACCACTATGAATTATTTTTGCACTATGCGCATAAAATTGTACTACATAATgtaccatggcttataagctggCTGGTGGTAAAGCTgcttgtgctgatttgtatgACTGATtttttgggagagaaaaatactgtaccatggcttataagctggCTTTTACGACCAACCGAGCACTCCCAAGATCTATGCCATCTTATATTTGGCCGATTTTATGTTGCCAGGGACAAAGCTGTTGAATCATGTGTTCGATCTCTCAGCAAAGCAAAACATCTCCGAGATATACTTGCATGTTCAGACCAACAACGACGATGCAATCGCTTTCTACAAGAAGTTTGGGTTTGAAATAACACAGACAATACATAACTACTACATGAACATAACGCCACCAGATTGTTACGTTCTTACTAAATTTATTGGCCAGGCTGCTACAAAGAAATGAGCAGCCGCCCTGCCACCTTTGGGAGACCACTGCCACCTGAGTTATGGTGGAGATGGTTGGGATCCGGTCACAGTTTGTGCTGTGCTTTCATTTTTGTGATCTCGAACGCCGCAGACATCTGAGTAGCCTTTGCTACAGCACTGAGACGTCATTTACATTGAGACTCATCTTGCTTCAGGGGATGGATTCGTGCCTTAACAGTTTCTTGATTTGCTGCTTTCGTGGGAGAGCTATGATCTTATAGGTCTCTGTATGCCCATTCGGGCTTGTATTTTGATGAATCACGATGTCAGGATGTTCTACAAGCTTATTTTGCGCTGTGACGATTCAGTTGTTCATGCTCGGCCATCATTCTTCTGCATAGACATGCTAAGATAGTCCCCGATCTTGCTATACTGCAAGCAGATTAGCCAAAGGTAAAGAAACGTGAGGGCGCCTTCTGAGACTGTTTCTTGAAAGTATCGGGATGTTGTCTCGAGGGGATAGATAGGTGTTTCTGAAAGAATCTTTCATAGTTCAAAGCAGCGGATTAGAATAACTACGTAGGTTACACAGATTTGTCCGTAGCTTATGCACGTATGTGTAAGTTATGCAGAAATCTGTGTAGGCAACGCGGTTCAATAGAAAGCTCAAGATTAAACTACATTAGTAAACGGGCCCGTACGTTGCAATGGAAGAATAATAAGTTATCAAACGGTTGATGGGAGGACAAAATAATCACTTAcctatttttttttatcttttctaTAAAATTTAAGAGCTATAATTTATTTTAGGCAATTTTTGCTGTGGGACATCGCGAAAACAACAAATTAGCTGCAACACGTCGCCAACACTTGCTTTTGCTGAGTACCATTATGAAATCGCGAATGTTTGCCAGGGGACACCGCCTCCATTAAAATAAGAAAAACAACAATCTAGAGAGAGAAACATTCCAAAATGACCAGCGTTGCCTCTTGGTCGAACCAGACCCTGTTGGTCGAGCCGGACCACTACTTGGTCGAACCAGACCCTGTGCTCTATCCAACCCTAGCCGGCGGCGTCTCCAGTCTCCCGCAGCGTCGGCGTCTTCAGTCTCCCGCAGCGCCGCCGTCTCCAGCCACCCACGCCGCCGTCTACAGTCTCCCGCAGTGCCGCCGTCTCCAGCCAACCACACCGCCGTCTCCTGCCGCCCACACCGCCGTCTCTTCCCCACAGTCGGCGTGCCATGGATGCATGAAGATGGCTTTGCCGGCGAAATCAAAGCGGCTCCGCCCGAGCATAGATTCATCGTCCAAGGGAGTGAATCTGTCATGGGTTCCTGAGGGGTATGCACTCTTATCCTCTTCCACTTTTCGATCTGGGGTTGGTTAACAGGGTTGCAGTGAACTTGGGGGTCGATTTGCGCATCCGAAGCTAGGGTTTTCgtgatttcttgttcttgtccaTGTTTTAGGATGGACAGTAGTTCTGCATTACGCATAGCAGTGCGTGTCCCATGTTACTATGAGGCTTGCGATGACGGTAGAAATGTGGCCCACAATGCAGCAGATTTTCAGCTCATTGTTGATAGGGACACTCTGAATCTGATTGATTTAAGTAAGGATGTAGCTGCCAAAGTGTCTATTGGGAAGAATCAGGGCTTCAATTTGACATATCTCGACAAGAACACCCAATGTTATACCAATCTGACCTCAGATGCAGTTTTGATGGATGCTACTAACAATTATTGGCACCTAAGGCAGCTACCtttgtttgtgaatttttatgaCATGATTCCTACTGCATATAGTCAGAGTGTGTCTTTGGATAATGAGGCCAGTGCATCTGTTGCTCTCCCATTGTTGCCCCCTCTGCTTGGTCATGATGATGGGCAGAACAATCAGATTGTTGAAATTGTTGGGCCTGGTGGAGGTGAGGCCAATGTGGAGTCACTTAGTGGGGGAGAAAGTGATGATGACAGTGTTCACTCTTCTAACTCTGATGACTCAGCTGAGAAATCCACACCTGCTCAAGGAAGAAGCAAGAAGAAGCATGCTGATGATGATGTTTCATGGGAAGAAGATGTTGAGGAGTATGTTGGGGTCAATGATGAGGGCCATTATATGCCAAAACAACAAGATCAACAAGCATCAGAGGGGGATACTGACTCTAActctcttgttcatgatgatttgTATGTTGATGATGATGCTGGTTGTGAGATCAATGAGCATGTTACTAACTTAGAAAACCCAACTATAGAATGTGGTGTCACATTTGAGGATGGGGACACCTTTAAGAGGGCTATTAGATAATATGCTGtgctaaaagagtttgaaattgCAGCTCCTTACAGTGAATCCAAAAGGTATAGAGGGCACTGCAAAGGAtttaagagcaagaagaagaggtgcaAGTGGAGGATACATGCTTCTCAATTGCAAGATGGCAAGACTTGGCAGGTCAGTTTATTTCTTTTTCAAATTTCCTTACATTTTGGTTCTTATTTTTCCCAACATGTGTTTGATGCTTTGCCTTCCTTTTATTTGTCAGATAAAGAAGTTGGGAAAACATACTTGTGCCAACACATCCCAACTGGAGAAGAACTACATGGCTACCATTGCCTGGGTGAGGGACCGGGCCATTACCATCCTGAAGGATGAACCAACAATTCAAGCTGGTAAACTGAGGAAGGATTTGCAGAACAAGTACAACATCCAACTTTCATCCTATGTTGTCTGGGATGGACTGCAAATGGCTCTAGAGCAAATTCAAGGAAAATGGGATGACAGCTTTGAAGATGTTTTTAGATTCAAGGCTGAGGTGGACAGGACAAATCCTGGTAGCATTGTGGACATTGAGTGGATACTAGCTGGTAATAAGAGGAGGTTCACAAGGATGTTTGTTGCATTTAAGAGCTGTGTTCAAGGTTTTTTGAATGGATGCAGACCCTTCTTAGGTGTTGACTCAACAGTTTTGactaggaggtggagagggcagtTAACTTCTGCTTCAGCTGTGGATGGACACAACTGGCTTTTTCCAGTGGCATATGGTGTCATTGAGTCTAAAACTGCTGAAAATTGGAAATGGTTTTTTGAGAAACTTAAAGTGGCAATTGGGACTCCTCCAGGCCTAGTCATATGCACAGATGCAGGCAAAGGAATAGATAAGGGAGTTACATATGTTTTCCCAAATGGAGTAGAGCATAGAGAGTGCATGAGGCATCTAGTAAA includes:
- the LOC136458485 gene encoding uncharacterized protein; this translates as MGAGDGEVAASKEKGSGGGGVERTSLDGVRDKNVMQLKKLNTALFPVRYTEKYYQDAIASKDFSKLAYYSDICVGTIACRLEKKEGGAVRVYIMTLGVLAPYRGLGIGTKLLNHVFDLSAKQNISEIYLHVQTNNDDAIAFYKKFGFEITQTIHNYYMNITPPDCYVLTKFIGQAATKK